AGTAACGTGATCACCCGCGAATACGACAGCACGAACTTCCAGCTGTGGGAAGAAGGTTTTGCGCAGGGACCGCTGCACTACACATGTCCTTCACCGACGAAAAGTTTTTCCCTTACCATCGTCATCGCCGTCGGATCGACGATGTCGGCAGGGGACATCGGTTATGCCAAGGGGGTGGCCACACGTCTCGTCAACCGGATGAACGGACTGACGGATGAAGGGTCTGTGATGGTCTATGACGGGAATCAGCTCCTTCAGCAGGAATTCACACATATCAAACCACTGCTCACATCGCGCATCGATGCCATCGCAGGCAACGGTGGTGCAAACCACATGTGGGACGGCGTCTATGCCGGCGTCTCATACTGCGCCAATGACGGTGTGCATCCTTCACGTGGCGTCCTCATCCTTTCAAATGGAAAAGGTGATGGCGGTACCAAGAATCTGAACGATGTGATCCAGCTGGCGAAAACTGCGAAAATCCCGGTGTACTGCCTCGGTGTCAATGCGGTCAACAGCGACCAGGACATGAAAGAACTTTCGGCGCAGACGGGCGGGACGTATTTCTCGAATGCGGACCAGACTGTGCAGCAGCTCATCGATGATCTCAACGGCACACCGCCGTACTGTACGCTCGAGTACACAAGCACCAATCTCTGCCGTGACGGAGAAGCGCGCAATCTGATGCTGCGTCTGCGCAAGGACAATGACAGTACCGATGTAAATGACAGCTTCCCGCTGAGTGCGGATGCATCAACCAACGTCAGCGTTACGCTGAAGACGGATACCGGTACGGTGACGACCGGGCTGCCCAGTGACATCGCATTGCTGCTTCAGCCGGCAGTTCAGGGACAGCGTCTGTATGACGGCAGTATCTCCCTGCAGTTCGATACCTCGGCCCTGAAGCTGCAGGCCGTGCGTACCGCTGGTTACATGGCCGAAGGTGTGACCGCATCCCCCGCAATGACGGCAACCGGCGCGGATATCACACTCACGGGTACGGCCCAGCTTGACGGTGGAGGAACGCTGATGATGCTGGAGTTCGTGGGTGGTAACGTGACAGCTGCGACCGTCGTCAGCGTTGGTGTCGGCGACTTCCAGCAGAGTCGAGGCTGCCTCGATGCGACGCTCGCCTCTGCAAATATCAACGTGCAGCCCAAGCGGGCATCCATCGCCACTGCCGCACAGCCAGTCATTTTCAACTGGGATGCTGCGGGGAACCATTACCTGCCGGATCCTGCCGCCGTGACCGTCGAGGTGACAAATGACGGTGATCTTCCGGTGAGCAATCTCAGCGCCACCTTCGGAGGAGCGCCCGAAGTGCGCCTGGCCTACAATGCCGGTTCGACCGTCGCAGTCGTCCCCTCCACACTCGAGCCCGGCAAGAAAGGAAGCGCCACATTTTATGTGCAGGCTCTCCCACAGCAGTCAGAGGTGACGGCACAGGTGGATGCCACGGTGCAGTCTGCCGAAGGTGCCCAGGCGCTGCAGAAACTGTATCTCAACATCAAGCCTGCCGAATCCGGATACCGCCTCAGCTGTGAAGCCGATCAGATCGTGATCAACGGCGGTAATTATGAACCGGATCCCGCAGAAGTGCGCGCGACGATTACCTCGGCTGGAACGATGGACAGTCCGGCCGGCGACGTCACCATCGTCCTGCCGCCTGAGCTGACCCTCAACGGTGGCAACGCGACACAGTCCTTTGCCTCCATGGCACCCGGCAATGACCAGACGCTCGTCTGGCCTATCGACTATCCGCACCCGATGACGGCAACCGATTACCCCATCATGCTTATCGCCTCCGCGAACGGTTATCCCGCAGACACCTGTCATACCACGCTGACCGTCCCGGTGCTCACTGCCGTGAACCTGGAAATGCAGTGTGGTATTACTCCGGCCATCGCCGATACCGCCACGGGCTATGACGACCTCCGTGTTTCGTCTGTCGTCAGGAATACCGGCGGAGCGACGGCATACGGCGTCGAGGCAAGCCTGACATTGCCCGCGGGCTTCGTTCTCGGCAGCGGTGAGATGAATACCAAGACTGTGGCCGACTCCCTGCAGCCCGGCGACTCCGCGACGGTAATGTGGACATTCGATTCCTTCCTCACTCTGGGTTGCGGTCCGCATCCCTACACGGTGGATATCGATGTCACGACGAACCTGGGTGAAGATGCACAGTGTTCGGCGAACGGCGAACTCCAATTCCCCGACAACCTGCTCCCCGAAATCATCCAGGCCGCACCGGCGGATATCGATACCGTGCTGAAGGGCGACGACGTGCAGTTCAGTGTGGATATGTTCGACTGGGAAGGTACGGTGCTGAGCTATTTCTGGTATGTCGACGGTATGGTTGAATCCACCACCGGAAACAGTTTTGACTGGAATTTCGATACGGTCGGCGATTTCGAAATCATGGTCGAAATCTACGACTCGTGCAGTATTGCGACCGATGAAGCCGTGACCTACACCTGGAACGTCACCGTGGTGAACTCCACCGGCGTTGCTGACGGTCCGGCTGCAGCGGGTGGCTTCGCCATCACTGGCAACTATCCCAACCCCTTCAATCCCGCCACGGTGATTGAATACCGTGTGGCTGAAGGACAGCATCGCGTACAGCTCGACGTGCTCGATATGTACGGCCGCGTGGTACGCACCCTGGTCGATGCGCAGTGTGCGGGCGGCACCTACCGCCAGAGCTTCAGTGCCGTCGATCTGCCGAGTGGAACATATATCGCTCGCCTGAGCAGCGGAGGCAGCGTGCAGTTTCACCGCATGATGCTTGTGAAATAGTTCTAGGCCATTTGGAAGGCGTTCAAGCTGAGCCGGAAGCCCCTCGGGTTTGCGAACCATTCAGCTGATGCAAAGATTGAATAAATGGAAAGATGGAAATATGTGTTCAGGCGCATGTTTCCATCTTTTCATTTTTCTATTTTTCCATCATCCGACCAACAAGCAGCAGCCTGTCATGCAGTCCTTCCTCCGAAGCTTACCCATACTTATCCTGCTCTTTTCTGCCATCCCTCTTTCTGCACAGCAGTATGAAGAGCGGGTACGCACGTATGATGTGGAGCACTATGATATTCGTGTGCGGCTTGATGAGGCGCAGCGCAGCGTTGACGGTGACGTACGCATTCATCTGACGCCTTTCCAGGGGACGGATTCACTGCGTTTTGACGCCGTGAACATGGACATCCAGGACGTCGCTATTACCGGCAGTGCAGATGCGGGGATGGATCTGAACTGGAACAGCGTCGCGTTCGGCTATGATTCCAGCACCTTGGCCGTGAAGGCCCCGTCCACCGTCGAAGGCTGCATTGTGCGCGTTCGCTACCGCTGCATACCTGAAAAGGGGCTCTACTTCATTCAGCCCGATGCGAGCTTCCCGGATGACCCGAGGCAGATATGGACGCAGGGACAGGGCGAGGACAACCGGTACTGGTTCCCATCTTTTGATTATCCGAGCGACAAGGCCACGAGCGAACTGCACATCACCGTTGACACGGCACTGGAGACACTGAGCAATGGCCGACTGATTTCGCGTGTGGAGAACAGCGACGGGACCGCAACCTGGCACTGGTCGCTCGCGCATCCCCACAGCAGCTATCTCGTCATGCTGGCGGCAGGGAAGTACGAGCGTTTCCGCCAGATCGCGCGCTGCGAAGACGGGGAGGGGGCGATCCGCTACGTGCCCGTGGAATCGTGGTATTATCCGTCCGATGAGATGCACGATGTACGCAGAACCTTCATGGATACCGACGACATGGTCACGTTTTTCAGCCGCCGGCTCGGTGTGGTATACCCGTGGAACAAGTATGCACAGATCCCGGTCGCACATTTCCTCTACGGTGGCATGGAGAATACAACCGCTACGGTGATGGCCGACGAGCGCCTTGTGGTGGACGCCCGGGCGGCGCTCGATTACGATCCCCAGCCATTGATCGCGCATGAACTGGCACATCAGTGGTTCGGCGATTATGTGACGTATGTGGACTGGCGGAACGAGTGGCTCAATGAAGGCTTCGCCACCTTCATGCAGCAGGTGTGGACACAGCACCGCTTCGGGGATGAAGACTTTCTGCTGCAGCGCTTCGACGGGATACGTTCGTTTCTGGACTGGACGGACAAGACAGGCAGGCTTCCGTTGCTCAATGACAGCCGCACTTCTGCGGCCAACACGTATTCGAAGGGTGCCGCGGTTCTGCACATGCTGCGCGACGATATGGGTGAAGATGCGTTCTGGCAACTGCTGCACCAGTGGCTCACGGATAATGCGTACGGCAGCGTCAACACCGAGAGCTTCCGTGCACTCGCTGAGGAGGTTTCCGGAAAGGATTATCACTGGTTTTTCCAGCAATGGGTGTACGGTGCGGGATATCCCGAAGTCGAAATCACACGCACTGTGCTGCCCGGTGACGCCGGCATTGCCATCACCGTGCGACAGACCCAGGACACCGATGCGAACGGCAGCTACTTCCGTTTCCCCCTGCGCTACAAGGTGGCGGGGGCGGAA
The sequence above is a segment of the bacterium genome. Coding sequences within it:
- a CDS encoding VWA domain-containing protein — its product is MKFCKGFAALLLVTVLMAPSLQAQIDLEVDSVMTSSFPTVQVNVITRFSNVITREYDSTNFQLWEEGFAQGPLHYTCPSPTKSFSLTIVIAVGSTMSAGDIGYAKGVATRLVNRMNGLTDEGSVMVYDGNQLLQQEFTHIKPLLTSRIDAIAGNGGANHMWDGVYAGVSYCANDGVHPSRGVLILSNGKGDGGTKNLNDVIQLAKTAKIPVYCLGVNAVNSDQDMKELSAQTGGTYFSNADQTVQQLIDDLNGTPPYCTLEYTSTNLCRDGEARNLMLRLRKDNDSTDVNDSFPLSADASTNVSVTLKTDTGTVTTGLPSDIALLLQPAVQGQRLYDGSISLQFDTSALKLQAVRTAGYMAEGVTASPAMTATGADITLTGTAQLDGGGTLMMLEFVGGNVTAATVVSVGVGDFQQSRGCLDATLASANINVQPKRASIATAAQPVIFNWDAAGNHYLPDPAAVTVEVTNDGDLPVSNLSATFGGAPEVRLAYNAGSTVAVVPSTLEPGKKGSATFYVQALPQQSEVTAQVDATVQSAEGAQALQKLYLNIKPAESGYRLSCEADQIVINGGNYEPDPAEVRATITSAGTMDSPAGDVTIVLPPELTLNGGNATQSFASMAPGNDQTLVWPIDYPHPMTATDYPIMLIASANGYPADTCHTTLTVPVLTAVNLEMQCGITPAIADTATGYDDLRVSSVVRNTGGATAYGVEASLTLPAGFVLGSGEMNTKTVADSLQPGDSATVMWTFDSFLTLGCGPHPYTVDIDVTTNLGEDAQCSANGELQFPDNLLPEIIQAAPADIDTVLKGDDVQFSVDMFDWEGTVLSYFWYVDGMVESTTGNSFDWNFDTVGDFEIMVEIYDSCSIATDEAVTYTWNVTVVNSTGVADGPAAAGGFAITGNYPNPFNPATVIEYRVAEGQHRVQLDVLDMYGRVVRTLVDAQCAGGTYRQSFSAVDLPSGTYIARLSSGGSVQFHRMMLVK
- a CDS encoding HEAT repeat domain-containing protein — encoded protein: MQSFLRSLPILILLFSAIPLSAQQYEERVRTYDVEHYDIRVRLDEAQRSVDGDVRIHLTPFQGTDSLRFDAVNMDIQDVAITGSADAGMDLNWNSVAFGYDSSTLAVKAPSTVEGCIVRVRYRCIPEKGLYFIQPDASFPDDPRQIWTQGQGEDNRYWFPSFDYPSDKATSELHITVDTALETLSNGRLISRVENSDGTATWHWSLAHPHSSYLVMLAAGKYERFRQIARCEDGEGAIRYVPVESWYYPSDEMHDVRRTFMDTDDMVTFFSRRLGVVYPWNKYAQIPVAHFLYGGMENTTATVMADERLVVDARAALDYDPQPLIAHELAHQWFGDYVTYVDWRNEWLNEGFATFMQQVWTQHRFGDEDFLLQRFDGIRSFLDWTDKTGRLPLLNDSRTSAANTYSKGAAVLHMLRDDMGEDAFWQLLHQWLTDNAYGSVNTESFRALAEEVSGKDYHWFFQQWVYGAGYPEVEITRTVLPGDAGIAITVRQTQDTDANGSYFRFPLRYKVAGAEGVIQVSGAQTLDTIPGGKNVLPVFDPTRLLCGRLHVDYSTEEQLRLLQADIPAPWRVLIAEKLLRAPDALDASGRSVIFGTVKNDPIPAVRKSIATPLADLVRRRLPWSGDLRDLLLSLLQDAYAGVRATALNGLHNFHDPMLLPVFWEMLSDSSYYAEAAAMNGVLSLDSTGSIDIIRARLATESRGDVLAEAALDWVQRYRYTELIEDVRQLAGPGHSAALRAKAFETLVLLRVPGEELLEMLRSQLAEPRAVLRLFAAAALRLFPADMAMPLLRAHIANEDNPRVRAFIHEHFGL